The following DNA comes from Gadus macrocephalus chromosome 5, ASM3116895v1.
CCAGCAGACTGTTGTAGCTCTAAAACAAAATGTATCAAAATCTGCCCCCTGTCTCCTACCCATAATGCAACAGACcggccgtgggggggggggggggttgtgtgattgttgtgtgGTTCTGGGGGTCTCAAGACACACGTTTCTGCTGCCCACCATAGAGTCCGGAGGGCAATGGTTTATTTTATCCCGCTCGGGCCCGGGTGTGGCCCCGGTGTAGTCCGGGTTCCGGCTGCGGTTCAAGCCTCAGTCCGGGATCCGGTTTGACCTCGGTTTGCCCTCGGTTTGGGACCCGTTTTGCCATCGGTGCAGGCATCGCTCGCGTAGTGTACGGGGGGCCCTGAGACCTAACTCGGCGATAACGGTGGCAACCGCCAATGGGAAGAAACCAAAGGCCGCTCCTcgtaaaaatatacaaaaagttAAATACACATTAAGGATTAGAGACTGAAGGAGAGACGGTTGTAGTCCAGCTGTGTTTGCTCCATTACCATGGCAGCAGTGCATGTCAACAGCTGCTCTCACTAATGAAGGCGGAAAGCCAAAAGCCGAATGGTTGTCAGGTGATGAGCACGGCTGACCATCACCTGACAACCGCTGGGAGTGTCCGCTTATTACCCCGGCCTGGGCACATAGCCGTGGGGCACTAGGACCCTGGGCGCGATCCACTGGAAAGGGTCACAGCAGTTAGAGAAAGAGAAGCCATCCCCACGAGAGTCCTGGCCCTGCGTGAGAGTTCAGTAGCACAGCGCGGCAGGAAATGAGGGAGGCTGCTGGTCTCCAGGGTCCCAGGGTCCGGCAGGCGTGATGAGCTCCAGAGTGTACGCCACAGCCTCAGTAAAGGCACTCTAACTAGCTTGACACTGCTACCTCATCAACACGATAAAGGGGAATACAACCGCATATAACTGATCAGGGCATGTTGCAAGAAATTAGGATTGTCAAAATGCGTCCCTTTGGACTTGCAAATGATTCCACATGGTACGTTTTATTAAtacaagccctttgagactgtacctgtgattaagggcaaTACAAATGCATTTAATTGAATGGAATTACATGTTATGATGATAAACAAGAGATTTTCCTCTGTGTGGTGGTCCGTGTGTTGCCatggtatcagtgtgtgtgtcatgtatcaGCCTTCTGCAGGCATTTTTACAAtaccaagccggttcggtcgcggcttggcacgcgAGGGGATATTACCCCAAGGGGGTAATATCCCAAGGGGGTAATATCCCAAGGGGGTAATATCCCCCGTCTTCACGGAGCCGTCTctttggttcactggagaaggcagggctgcgcacggagagtagacctcttaagaatgtttttatttatttatgattaaaGAGActtgcatgcaagaatgagtataCATCTGAGTGTAGTTTACATCTCAGTGTAGTGTAAAActgcgattaactatttacaagtgcaaaaaaacaacaacatattctttattttgctgaccacttgttttttatcccgacgaAAGCCTCTTAAGGAAAGCTCCCTCTGCGTCTTTCTCGTAGTTCGCACCATCTTTCCCCATCTTCgtttaatgcgactgcatcaccttctctcccataaTCAGCAGCTCCCATATTTCActgtctctccagttagaactactcACGTTAAtattgctgcgttgtctctgtctaGACAACGCATCAACACCTCTACTCAAGTCCCGCCCCtggaaccgcggagccgtcTAATTGCatttacataaaaaatatatcgccAATGTGTGAAGgatccgggagggtaaattggggtgcgagCTCAAGCTGGCAATTTACCTCGAGCAGTGTAAACGAGCGGCAATGTCATGCCGGGAAAGGCgtgcataagacgggcatatttggcagtgtaaaaactgTGTCTgtgctccactgtgtgtgtgtgtgttatgtatcAGCCTCCTGTGTCTgtgctccactgtgtgtgtgtgtgtgtgtgtgtgtgtgtgtgtgtgtgtgtgtgtgtgtgtgtgtgtgtgtgtgtgtgtgtgtgtgtgtgtgtgtgtgtgtgtgtgtgtgtgtgtgtgtgtgtgtgtgtgtgtgtgtgtgtgtgtgtttgtgtgtgtgtgtcatgtatcaGCCTCCTATGTCTgtgctccactgtgtgtgtgtgtgtgtgtgtgtgtgtgtcatgtatcaGCCTCTTGTGTCTGTActccactttgtgtgtgtgtgtgtgtgtgtgtcatgtattAGCCTCCTGTGTCTgtgctcctctgtgtgtgtgtgtgtgtgtgtgtgtgtgtgtgtgtgtgtgtgtgtgtcatgtatcaGCCTCCTGTGTCtgtactccactgtgtgtgtgtgtgtgtgtgtcatgtatcaGCCTCTTGTGTCTgtgctccactgtgtgtgtgtgtgtgtcatgtatcaGCCTCCTGTGTCtgtactccactgtgtgtgtgtgtgtgtgtcatgtatcaGCCTCTTGTGTCTgtgctccactgtgtgtgtgtgtgtgtcatgtatcaGCCTCCTGTGTCtgtactccactgtgtgtgtgtgtgtgtcatgtatcaGCCTCTTGTGTCTGTGCTCCACTGTGCTCTCAGGCGGATGCCCAGCCTGTTGGAGTACCTGAGCTACAACTGTAACTTCATGAGCATCCTGGCGGGCCCCGCCTGCTCCTACAACGACTACATGGCCTTCATCGAGGGCAGCGGGTACCACTGCCACGGGGAGCTGGCCAACGGCAAGGAGAACGGGAAGGTCAAGCTCAGCGAGCCCTCGCCCAAGGTACGTCTGCTGTAGAACCATCTCATCTCTGCTCAACCGCTTCCTCCCCCCATTGTAGCGGCTAATCTGGGATCCATACGTCCCTACTCTATAGCAGACTATCCACATCCCACTGTGGTGTCTAATCTAGGATCAATACGTCCCTACTCTAGAGCAGACTCTTTCTCACCCCATGGTACATGTTGTTATAGTGGTCTTTTTGAGTCAATTTGCATTTGGAGGTGAGAGTTTAACCTATAAATAAATGCAAGCACATGCACGccaacacacgcactcacggaCGCATCTACACACATGCAAAGTGGGACAATGTGAATCGTGTTTGAATAGAAACATGTCATTACTGAGGGCATTTGAAGGGTTGCAGCAATTATATGAACAATCATCAAAATATATCAAGTTTCACTAATACTCGTAGCTGCAAACTAGTCACTTTTCCCTCTCATATCGTAAAGACATACAGTATATAGAAGGGAGGTACGATATATGATATTGGAAGCTCTTTGTTAATGCACTACCACCGACTCCTAGTTTAAAGTGATGACTGGTGGCTGGGAGTGCTGTAGTACTCTTACAACTTTCAGGACAACAGAccaataataatagtaaatagGTAGAGCCGTGTCGAGTTCTGCCTGGGGGACAAACATGCTGATAAGATATTTAATCCTGGAACAATGTCTACAGTGTTTGCTATGTAATAAGCTTGTATTCCAaccctgagagaggagaggggtgaggggttaaTCCACCTCACTTCTGTCCAATTAAAATCACGGCAGGATTTAAGTGGGGCGAAGGACAAAGAGAAAGTTGTCATTGTATTGTGAGGCACACACGATGAGTCAGCATTAAGAGAAGTTAACTAATGAGCTACTACACACGATGAGTCAGCCTTAAGACTAGTTAATTGATGAGCTTATAAACACGATAAGTCAGCATTAAGAAAAGTTAATTGATGAGCCAATACACACAATGATTCAGCATTAAAACGAGTTACATGATGAGGTAATACACACGATGAGTCAGCATTAAGACAGGTTAATTGATGAGCTAATACATACGATGAGCCAGGATTAAGACAAGTTAATTGACGATGAATCAGCATTAAGACGAGTTAATTTTTTACAGACTTCTCTGACCAACTACTAAATCATTAATAATCACCATAATCAATAACAGTCATTTGAACTGTACTGAAACTCTGTATTAAAGCCCCACTATCTCTGCTGGTCTCCTCATCTCTTCAtctcctggtctcctggtctcctccccctctctccccctgtctccccgtcctctcctcccctccccgtcTCCCCGCAGAACGACGTGCTCTCCAAGCTGGTCACGTGCGGCGTCTCGCTGGGCGTGTACCTGGCTCTGTGCAAGGTGATGCCGGTGGAGCGGTCGGTGGAGCCCTCCTTCGTCGCCAGCACCCCCTTCTACCAGCAGGTCCTCTACCTGTACCTGGCCATGCTGGCTCTCCGGCCCAAGTACTACTTCGTCTGGACTCTAGGTGGGGCTGCTGCAACACTGAGGGTCCTACCAAATAGTATTTAGTGATGAAATAATGATATATCGTTATCCACTAAGTGATGTTGTGATATTCATTATAAGTTTTTATTATTGATTCATTGATTTTGTCCATTCTTTTTTGTGAGGAAAGATGAATTGTGTTTATGACCAGTAAACTGATGTGTGATACGGTGCCATCTAGTGGCTAGTAGCGGTACACTTCTGCCATACACGTGCCAAACACATGTGCAAACATATGTTCAGAGGTCACCTAGAGCCTCCGCCCCACACCCCTCtgacacacttattgtatgttatacgtcctggcacttaaaaatagtacttagcattgtgtagcatcttaccctagctctCTTTGTTGCatatggggaatgggttgaCCTAACTATTGTTAGTACTTGGCACATGGTTCTATTAACATCCTAACTGTACCGAGAGTCATacattgttatatatatatatatatatatatatatatatatattgtaagtTGTTgggataaaaacgtctgctaaatcccctaaatgtaaatgtaatgttattTTCAGCGGACGCCATCAACAACGCCGCAGGGTTCGGCTTCAACGGATACCGAAAGGACGGGTCCTCGCGCTGGGACCGCGTCTCCAACCTCAACATCCTGGAGATCGAGGTAGGGGCCGCTGTGCTGCGCCCTGACGCCATGCTGTGATGATCGACCCCTCGTTCTCAGTCTGACTCTCAGTCTACCATCCTCCTGCTTGTCCTTTCAGTTCGCCACCAGCTTCAAGATGTTCATCGACAATTGGAACATCCAGACGGCCCTTTGGCTCAAGAGGTAAGGTTTAAGGGTTATGGGTTATGGGTGTATTGAACTTATTGGGTATACATTGGTTTGTGGCACCGACTGCTGTGGTGATTATTGAGCAATACTTATAACAGATGGTGATCTGTTCCGTCCCTGTCCcttctcccatcctctcctctcttctcccgtcccttcctctcctctcctctcctctcctctcccctcctctcatctcctctactcacctcccctttcctctcctctctcttttctcctcccctcacctctcctcccctcccctcccctctcctctcctctcctcacctctcctcccctctcctctcctctcctctcttctcctctcctctcctctcccctcccctcccctcccctctcctctcctctcctctcctctcctctcctctcctctcctcccctctcctctcctctcttctcctcccctctcctctcctctcctcccctcccctcccctctcctctcctctcctctcctctcctctcctctcccgtcACCCATCCCGTCCCGTCTACAGGGTGTGCTACGAGCGTTGTCCCCTCAACCCGACGGCCGCCACCTTCCTGCTGTCGGCCATCTGGCACGGGGTGTACCCCGGGTACTACCTGACCTTCCTCAGCGGCATCGCCATGACGATGGCGGCGCGTGCAGTGAGTCTTTAATTATATCACAGCGGGGGGAGGAAGGCTCAATGTGCCGTGCTACCATAGGTAGACATAGATATACAGCCCGTCTGCCTCTTAAGTCATTCTTAAAGAGCCATTGAACCCAAAACCACATTTTTGAACTTTCAAACTATTCCAACacctagggctgctcgattatggaaaaaatctcaatcacgattattttggtcaatattgaaatcacgattattcaaacgattatttttgagtttgaaaacatgatgtatttattcagcatgtctctgccaaaaacactttgtaactgagaaatttCTCCTCAAaagaatacacaaaatgttcaaaaagaaaatcgaTCATATTAGTTttttgatcgtttgacgctaaaatcgaaatcgagtGCGAAATTCGATTAGTTGCCCAGCCTTCCGAACATCTATATTATAACGCTACGGTGTGTGGTGCATTTTATAGCAACATTACTTATTATAACACTCATAACACATACACAGTGACAGTACTCACAAAGTATCAAGAAGTTGGCGTGGGTCAGCCCAAAAAGAAACTtggaatatatatttatgatctATCATGTGTAATATATTCGCACAATGATTAAGATGTAATAACGatgcctcccctcctcttccccctcccagCTGAGGCACAACGTCCGACCTCACTTTCAGACCTCTGACCTGCGGAGGCGTGTCTATGACGTCATCACGTGGGCGGGGACTCAGGTGGCCATCAGCTACACGGTGGTGCCCTTCGTCCTGCTGGCCGTGGGACCCTCGCTGCAGTTCTACAGGTACAGgcgggtcgtgtgtgtgtgtgtgtgtgtgtgtgtgtgtgtgtgtgtgtgtgtgtgtgtgtgtgtgtgtgtgtgtgtgtgtgtgtgtgtgtgtgtgtgtgtgtgtgtgtgtgtgtgtgtgtgtgtgtctcaaccTCAGTACAGACCGGGGCACTCATGCTGTGAAGATCATTGTTGGCTATTCTTGCTAAAAGGAGCTAGGGATCGCACCCTCAACCTCTCGTATCCCAGACAACCCGCCCTCCCTCATGACACCCTGCCCCCCTAGAAGAGGCACTCGTACTTCAGGGAATGATGCTTAAAGCACTTTACTAACATGAAGTAGGCCTAGCAACCCCCCCTCATAGGAACAGAGCAGGAGGGAGTTAGGAGTGAGGAGTGCTTCTCTTACCCTGCTGTTCCTCGGATCAGACGCTGAGCCACCTTGACAGGAGCTTAACCAGGGCGGGGGGGCTTATCCAGGGAGATGTAAAAGAGCCATCAGCTGTCTGGAACATCTGGAGGAGTGGGTGGTGTTGGAATCAGCTTCTGGAGAGAGGACATAAAGCGGTCTCATCAAAGAGGCCTCGTACCAGAAGTTAGCCTCTCAATGTTGGCCAGTCTCCCTTATTCCTGATGTGTGGATAACAGCAATCACTACCAGACTGAGCTGCGTTTCagtacaacagtagttacaaaaaatattctgaatgtgtatgtatgttaaTTGGATGGCTATCTCCTCTTATCCTACTATTTTTAACCTAAATGCACCTTTACGTCAGTTGTAACAACAGACGAGGCTATCAAAGCACAACCCTTCGCTTTCAGCCCATGAACTACAACTCCCAACGGTCCCGTGTGCTTGTGTTTCCCCAGCTCCTGGAGCTACTGCATCCACCTGCTGTgtctggtgctggtgctggtcctCCCTGTGCGGGCCAGGCGGCCCAGAGACGCGCAGCAGCAGGGGCAGCAGGCTGTGCTGGAAGGAGGCGCTGACGGGGATAAGGTGCACCAGAGCAACCCCCACGCCACCACGGACAACAACTGCAACAAGAAGGACACATGAGCTCCACAGGGGGGCGCCGGAGGGCCGACCGCCCCGGCCCTCCTCCTGCAGAGCCAGAAGGAGAGCGGAGCTGGACTCAAGGAAGGATCAGTAAGCTCACTGGCAGAGTGGCCCAGTCCCAACACCAGGGACAAAGAACCAAATACAAGTGAACAGACTTCAGACTCTTGGAACAGAACAGACGGACAGCCTCGTTAGGTTCCCAACGTAGCAAAGAATGACTGGAATAtttagttgtattttttttattttgagtaTTGGGGGCAGTGGAAGAATGTATGCAAGGcgtggggatggagagagacaatGTGTGAGTGATTCTAGTGGTTCATAATTATAAGTCATAATTAATGGTTGCATACACTTAGTGGAAATGTTGCAGGGAATGTTGACCTGACTTCCAAGTGGCCTTAAACCCTCGGTGAACTCGACTGGTGAAGTGGTAGGATACTGAAAACCTCACCCTGCACGCACTGAGCTGCAGTCTCCATGCGGGGGGCGTTTAGAGAATAGaggccttggtgtgtgtgtgtgtgtgtgtgtgtgtgtgtgtgtgtgtgtgtgtgtgtgtgtgtgtgtgtgtgtgtgtgtgtgtgtgtgtgtgtgtgtgtgtgtgtgtgtgtgtgtgtgtgtgtgtgtgtgatgggtttGGTCTGATGCAAGAAGCCTCcaacaaatagaaaataaaataaaattttatGGTCAGCTGCCTATTTGTAACCGGCCTTATATTTCTTTCCTTCTGTTTTGTCTTTCTGTGTCCAGTGGGCACACATTACACTGTATATGAACCTTTTTATACTAGAGATAGGGATTGAAACACGTTTCTGGGATCAAATGCCTTTTCAACACGGCCAATAACGCCCCAGAGTTTTGGCCCGTCTAAATGAAAACACAGAGATAATTTGATTAATTACAGATTTGTTGGACAAAGTATATTTATTAAATCATCCataaatgtaatgttaatgtatttgttttatagATTTATGACACAGGGTTTTctgtaatttaaaaaatatatatagatatatatatgattcTTCTGATGATTCCTATCGGCTATGTTAAATCTTTGCCAATGAAAAGGATAATCAGTATCAAAACCATTC
Coding sequences within:
- the mboat2a gene encoding lysophospholipid acyltransferase 2 isoform X2 is translated as MYSADFTGPMMVITQKITSLAFEIHDGLAKREDQLKPSQKYLAVRRMPSLLEYLSYNCNFMSILAGPACSYNDYMAFIEGSGYHCHGELANGKENGKVKLSEPSPKNDVLSKLVTCGVSLGVYLALCKVMPVERSVEPSFVASTPFYQQVLYLYLAMLALRPKYYFVWTLADAINNAAGFGFNGYRKDGSSRWDRVSNLNILEIEFATSFKMFIDNWNIQTALWLKRVCYERCPLNPTAATFLLSAIWHGVYPGYYLTFLSGIAMTMAARALRHNVRPHFQTSDLRRRVYDVITWAGTQVAISYTVVPFVLLAVGPSLQFYSSWSYCIHLLCLVLVLVLPVRARRPRDAQQQGQQAVLEGGADGDKVHQSNPHATTDNNCNKKDT
- the mboat2a gene encoding lysophospholipid acyltransferase 2 isoform X1; protein product: MATQTLSSCTGSTMLQPISDIINLPLDQVNFVVSQLFALLTAVWFRLYLHPSKTSPFIRHVVATLLGFYLALFCFGWYALHFLVQTGLSYSIMVFASLEHMHKYCFVTALGYLSFCQITRVYVFDYGMYSADFTGPMMVITQKITSLAFEIHDGLAKREDQLKPSQKYLAVRRMPSLLEYLSYNCNFMSILAGPACSYNDYMAFIEGSGYHCHGELANGKENGKVKLSEPSPKNDVLSKLVTCGVSLGVYLALCKVMPVERSVEPSFVASTPFYQQVLYLYLAMLALRPKYYFVWTLADAINNAAGFGFNGYRKDGSSRWDRVSNLNILEIEFATSFKMFIDNWNIQTALWLKRVCYERCPLNPTAATFLLSAIWHGVYPGYYLTFLSGIAMTMAARALRHNVRPHFQTSDLRRRVYDVITWAGTQVAISYTVVPFVLLAVGPSLQFYSSWSYCIHLLCLVLVLVLPVRARRPRDAQQQGQQAVLEGGADGDKVHQSNPHATTDNNCNKKDT